TAAAGCAAATTCCCATCCTCACATTAACATAATTCGTCATCTAAAACTCTCTTTGGATGATACTACACACACACTTCGTCCCAACCGTTCGAGAGACAAAAAAGGGCGACCCAGGCGACGACAGTTTCCCCTTGCAAAATGCCGGTGAAGCCAAAGCCATGGCCTCCGCCCTCTCTGTCCACTGCTTCGACGGCGGATGGAGGGGGAGGATCTCATTCCTCTTCCATGGTGTTCTGTAGATAGGGTTTATGTTTCGTTTGGTGGCATCGGAGTGAGGAGGACGGTGCCGTGTCGAATAAATCTGCTTCGGCTTCTTCCGCTCCATGATGATAATCTTTATGACGTTGTCGAGAAGCCGGTAGCCTAATCTTCTTGCCGGCTATTGTTCTTTATGTTGTTCGTGGCTTCTGTCTCTTGCAGCGGTGCCATCAGCTAGGACAAGATGATGATCCAGAAGAGGGTTTTGTGGTCCGACGACGGCATTTTCAACGTTCTCCCCTGACTTCATCGGTGGGAAGCGATAGATCCGGGTCTAGGCCAACATGGGGAAGTTCCCCGACCGACATGCCACAACGACAAGTGCCTTGCTGCATGGAGCGGGTCTGTTCATCGGTTTTGAAAGCCATTTTGGTGATGATGTTGTCCTGGATGTTGAGATGTTGGGGGCTGCGTTTCTCTTCTAATGATCGCTTTGGCGACACCAGAGATCTTTTGGGAACCTTTTGTAAATTTTATTTTCTTGGGATCCTTGATGCATAATTTTTGAGACGTGCTTCTTCGTCCAATTTGTCTAGCAATCTCCATATGCGTTTGTATTGATTGTACTATGTATATTTAATATAATGTGCGGTTATAAAGAAAAACGTCATCTCAATTTGCCAAAAATCTGACGTTCGATTTATAGCAAAATCCTTGTTCATTTGGATACGAAAAATGTGCATTCCTCCCTCGCACAAATTAGGCGATCCCGGAGAGATCTAGAGGCGAGGGAAGACGAGGCAAAATCGAAGGGGAGGTCCCGAGCCTGAGGCGGACGGGCGGACGTCGCATCCTGCCCCTGGATCAGACATCCGACGCCTAGGATCCGCGCCTCCGTCGTGCATGCACCTCGCCGACTGATCTCGCCTACCGCGGCACACCACCCACCTACCCCCCGGCGGCGGCCGCGAGCCGCCTCTTCCCAGCGCAAGCGAACAGGCTTTGAACAGAAACCCCCACACGAaagaaaaaagagagagaagTACGCAGCCCGGGCCCCACACAGGCGAAgtcacaaaacaactccaaaagAGCAGATAAGCCCCTCTTCGTCCCGCGGCGCTTCGGCTTCGAAGGCAGGCAGCCAACCCCCCACCGCCGGCGGAGCCACCAACGCCACCATCCCATCCCATCCCGCCGCCACCCATGgcctccgccgcctccctcgCCGTATCCCACCACGGCCTCCTCGGCGCGCCCGCCCGCTCGCAGccccgcccgcccgcccgcctcGTCCGCCTCCCCCGCACCCGCCTCCGGGTCGCCGCCGTCTCCTCGTCCTCCTCGCCCCCCTCGCGGTGCGACCGCGACCGCGACCGCGCCGCGGCCGGCCTCGAGCGGTGCCTGGCCGCGACCCCGGCGCCGGCCTCCGCCCCGCCGGAGATGAAGGGCGGGAGGCAGCGCGGCTCGTTCGGGGCCGCCACGCTCCAGAAGGCCAAGCTCGACCTCTCCCAGAAGAGGCTCAAAGGCGTCCAGCCCGAGGTGCGTTCGTCACGCCTTTGGTTAAGGTTCCTTGGTGTTACAGCTTGGACTTTATGATTTTATCCCTTGCGTGAAACGGAAGGCACTACTGAATTCCGGTGCTGGTGTTCGAACGAACACGTGGGTCGCGTCCTTTGAGATGTTGGAATTGGTAGTTTATCTCTCTGTGTGTGCGTCTTCGGCATACGTTTCGTCCATGATCTGTGGCTTGCTGCCCAAACGGAGCTAGTACGTATTGGGAGGCCAAGTACTACAGGTCTACAGTGGAAGCTTGCGAATGCTCGGATAAATCACATTCGTCCACTTCTCATTCAACAACTCACTTCCATAACGTCTCTGTGATTCCGTGGCACCGCAGGTCTATATAACTTGAGCCCCTATGGCGTGTTTTGGACAAGGGCGATGCATGAGTACACGTAGAACTAAGTACTTGGGGTAGGGTATACTTGGTTGCTAGTCCTAATTTAGGAAAGCCGTATTTTGGACCAAACCAGAGCATGGGGATTCTAATGGTATAAAGTGTTCATAAATAGTGCTAATATGTACGCGTTCATTGCACTAGTGCACATAAAGTGATTAAATTCTTTTGGTCGGTTTTGTTTTTGGGCCGTCAAAATGTTGATTGTAATTATTTTATATGTACTTAACTCCTTCTAATGCACAAATTTGGCTGCTCATCCTCACCCAAATTGTTAATATTCTAAAACATTCATATTACAGCAATATGTAAATTGGCGGGGATCTCTTTTATCTTCAAGCTGAACTTAAGAGGGCATTCGAGTGCAAAAAATTGGGTGTAGTTTAAGTTGTCCAGTGCCACACTTAGGTATTTTGGAGATTCCACTTTGAAGGCCCCTTCTGATTTGCAGGATTTTAAGAACATAGGAATAAGAAAAACACAGGGTTAGAGTGTCATGTCCTCTTGAATGATCTTATAGGATTAGAAAACTTAGGGAATTTGCATAAAAAAGTGTTTGACATCACAGGAAAAACTAATGAATTGTAacaagaggtttgagtggatggaaaTTTTCCTCCAAAGTAGAATGCAAAGGAATCCATAGGAAGTTTCCCAAGGATTCTAATCCTGCGAATCAAGCAACCCACACAGGAAAATTTTTAAGGATCCAAACACTCCAAAAATCCTATGAAATTCCTTTGAACCAATTTGTCAGTTTCTTCCTGCGGATATGCTTTTGGATGTTCCACTTTGATATGTTAGTTTGTCTGTTAATATTTAATGTTTTCTTTGCGCGCTTGGTATTGTTTAGTATCTTATCTCTTAGGAAAGTATGTACAACTTCGTTCATTTACGATTTGTATCTTTACATAACACTATAGCTGgcaactggtggtggtggtggagacAATGGGAAACGAATTGGCTATGGTGGTGGTAATAGtggagatgatgatggtgatgatgatgattactTTGAAGACTCTGACGATGGAGATGAAGAAAGTGGATTTTTCAGAAGGCGTATTATTATACAAGAGGTCTAATTCTTACTGAGAAGCCCTCTGGTCTGTGCTCCTCGGGTATGATAACTGTTTCTAAGCTGATGCATTTTACATCTCCCATTTGTACAGCTTTTTAAGAGGGAGTTTGTTGATGCCGTTCTTCAAGAGTGGTACAAAACAATGAGTAATTTGCCGGCTGGTTTGCGTCAAGCTCACGAGATGGTATTGAACTATCTGCTTTCTCTTAAATGTAGTTTGAGCTTTGATCCTTAACTACTGAACGGTATCAACTGGAATTTGTAGGGTTTGGTCAGCTCTGCTCAGATGGTCCAATATTTGTCAACGTTTGGAAGGCCCACAAAGGCTAGATATTTCTCTCGAGCCTTTCCAGACTTTTTCTCAAGAGGCCTTGTTGGAAGGTACTATCTGAAAATTGTTGGTTTGGTGATATCTGTTCAACATATAAAATTCTCCTTTTGAATTATTGTCATCTTGTTGAACTTGAGATATTGGGCTTTGTCACATGGGATTGACTCCAACATATAAAACAGAACGCTCCATGTTGAATAGTTTTTGTCTGTCATCTCTCTCCATAATGATATTACTGGAAGTACTTGGATCAAAATTGTACTCGCAAGTTGTAACATCAGCAAAGACTGATCATATTCACGCGTAAAGAATAATCACATATCGTACTTTGTTCATTTATGATTTGTATCTTTACAAAACACTATAGCTGGCAGCTATATCTAAATCATATAATGATCAATGTTTGGACATAATCTATTTGTGAATGTTCTCCGTTGGAAGTCAACATATCAGAAATCAACACTGTTGATTTTTTTAGAACTCCCTCAAGTTGTACTAAAGCAGCGACATTTAGGAGGGAGAGTGTATTTTTGTTTAACAGTGTCTTGATTGTTAGAGCTTCCAGTTTGTCGAGTTGTGCAGGATCTGATACTCGTTTAATTGACAACATATTCTAACATTATGAGTCTAAACATTATATTCTGAGTTATATTACTTCGCTGATAAAATAGCGCCAGCATGCACTCTGATTAAGTTTATAATATTTGCATGTCCCTTGTGTGGATTTTGTGACTTAGCAATAATAAAATAACAATTGGCATCTCTTCCCTAATTGCAGAATGCTTGCAGATCCATCTTTCCTGCATAAGATGACCTTTGAGTTGCTAGCTACCGCTAGTACATCTGTTTGGTGGGAGATGAAAAATCGTAAGGAGAGGTATGTTGTGCTTTCTTTTACAGTTTAAACCTGAATTTTTGGCACCTATCTCATTGAATCCTACATTTCTTGGGTGCTAGGTTCCAAGAAGAATGGGATTTGGTGTTTCTCAATGTAGTTACTGCCACAGTTTGCAATTTAGCCGTTTTCTGTTCACTTGCGCCATGCCGTTCATATATGATCCAGAAACTTCCAAATAATTTATTTGAAAAGAGCTATCCTATGAGACAGTTTGGTCTTCTAGGAAGAACCCAGTCCCTCTTTAGCAAGGCTGCTGAGCTTTGCCTAGGTGGGCTAATTATTAGCTCCATTCAAGGTGGTCTATCCAATGTCCTTTCTGCTGGAAGAGAAAGAAGGTGGGTTACTATGTGCATTTTATCTCCATGTTCACCAAATGCCCTGCTTTTCTTAAGTAATTAT
This sequence is a window from Aegilops tauschii subsp. strangulata cultivar AL8/78 chromosome 7, Aet v6.0, whole genome shotgun sequence. Protein-coding genes within it:
- the LOC109735407 gene encoding uncharacterized protein, whose product is MASAASLAVSHHGLLGAPARSQPRPPARLVRLPRTRLRVAAVSSSSSPPSRCDRDRDRAAAGLERCLAATPAPASAPPEMKGGRQRGSFGAATLQKAKLDLSQKRLKGVQPELATGGGGGDNGKRIGYGGGNSGDDDGDDDDYFEDSDDGDEESGFFRRRIIIQELFKREFVDAVLQEWYKTMSNLPAGLRQAHEMGLVSSAQMVQYLSTFGRPTKARYFSRAFPDFFSRGLVGRMLADPSFLHKMTFELLATASTSVWWEMKNRKERFQEEWDLVFLNVVTATVCNLAVFCSLAPCRSYMIQKLPNNLFEKSYPMRQFGLLGRTQSLFSKAAELCLGGLIISSIQGGLSNVLSAGRERRLSMTVPSISNNALSYGAYYGLYANLRYQFLCGLDRSMANHFDVLGVTIFFGTAMRLMNIQIGELSRHAWLGEGADLLNSDNLLRTYNGPAAELAIDQQTGWFISKNAIVSGLELLGIKYGAPEDASPKLRRKRIVRKK